A genomic window from Cricetulus griseus strain 17A/GY chromosome 4, alternate assembly CriGri-PICRH-1.0, whole genome shotgun sequence includes:
- the Zkscan5 gene encoding zinc finger protein with KRAB and SCAN domains 5 isoform X2, whose translation MIMTESRAVIHLEPPAETSSQEQADLLIVKVEEEDCSWMQGYNRPVFETFYQRFKHFQYHEAAGPRDALSQLRVLCCEWLRPELHTKEQILELLVLEQFLTILPEEFQAWVREHHPESGEEAVAVIESIQRELEERRQQITTCPEVLPQKTVPSGATQEPFSHQFLPVEAQSDQEPQNLLEGNALSVLQVPSIPPEDSQGLTAPLLATGSQLVKIEDVADVAVSFILEEWGHLDQSQKSLSRDGREENCESITPVDYESREGNSELMVQQVSDGADSHWVAAESREKNGAQSQEFAEGSDLKDMAQRWQVYPTVGKSRQKRALNSGPHVSRKQKSNGERGHRCADCGKFFLQASNFIQHRRIHTGEKPFKCGECGKSYNQRVHLTQHQRVHTGEKPYKCQVCGKAFRVSSHLVQHHSVHSGERPYGCNECGKSFGRHSHLIEHLKRHFREKSQSCSDKRSKNTKLNIKKIPEFSEADMELSEEIQTNASQVQGYSEDYEHQDRAGRQQGTVMKEQPSSKSMNCNDFSYVHKKSSSERPHKCNECGKSFIQSAHLIQHRRIHTGEKPFRCEECGKSYNQRVHLTQHHRVHTGEKPYTCHLCGKAFRVRSHLVQHQSVHSRERPFKCNECGKGFGRRSHLAGHLRLHSREKSHQCHECGEIFFQYVSLLEHQVLHVGQKSEKNSVCDEAYSWNLTVIEDKKLELQEQPYQCDTCGKAFSYSSDLIQHYRTHTAEKPQKCDACRDSAGQCPHTKQHQKICTSGKSHQCNECGRGFSLKSHLSQHQRIHTGEKPFQCKECGMSFSWSCSLFKHLRSHERTDS comes from the exons ATGATAATGACAGAATCCAGGGCAGTTATACACTTAGAGCCTCCAGCTGAGACTTCCTCGCAAGAGCAAGCTGACCTCCTCATAGTGAAAGTGGAAGAAGAGGACTGTTCCTGGATGCAGGGATACAACCGGCCAGTGTTCGAGACTTTTTACCAGCGCTTCAAGCACTTCCAGTACCATGAGGCGGCAGGACCTCGGGATGCTCTCAGCCAGCTTCGGGTGCTCTGCTGTGAGTGGCTAAGACCGGAGCTGCACACCAAGGAACAGATCCTGGAACTACTGGTGCTGGAGCAGTTCCTCACCATCCTGCCGGAAGAGTTCCAGGCCTGGGTGAGAGAACATCACCCCGAGAGCGGAGAAGAAGCTGTGGCTGTGATAGAAAGTATCCAGAGAGAGCTAGAGGAGCGCAGGCAACAG ATTACCACATGTCCTGAAGTGCTTCCACAGAAGACGGTACCATCCGGAGCCACGCAGGAGCCCTTCAGTCACCAGTTTCTGCCGGTGGAGGCCCAGTCTGATCAAGAGCCACAGAATCTTCTGGAGGGAAATG CCCTTTCTGTTCTTCAGGTTCCTTCTATTCCCCCCGAGGACAGCCAGGGGCTGACAGCCCCACTCCTGGCAACCGGGTCTCAG TTGGTGAAAATTGAAGATGTGGCTGATGTGGCTGTGTCCTTCATCCTGGAGGAATGGGGACATTTGGATCAGTCCCAGAAGTCTCTTAGTAGGGATGGCAGAGAGGAGAATTGTGAGAGTATCACTCCTGTGG ATTATGAGTCCAGGGAGGGCAACTCAGAGCTCATGGTACAGCAGGTTTCTGATGGAGCTGACTCACACTGGGTggcagcagaaagcagagagaagaatggTGCCCAGAGTCAGGAGTTTGCAGAAGGTAGTGACCTGAAGGATATGGCACAGAGGTGGCAGGTGTATCCcactgtggggaagtcaaggcagaaaagaGCTCTGAACTCAGGCCCACATGTCAGTCGTAAGCAGAAATCGAACGGAGAGCGAGGTCACAGGTGCGCTGACTGCGGCAAGTTTTTCCTCCAAGCCTCAAACTTCATCCAGCATCggagaatccacacaggagagaagccgTTTAAGTGTGGGGAATGTGGGAAAAGCTACAATCAGCGGGTGCACCTCACTCAGCACCAGAGAGTTCACACTGGCGAGAAGCCCTACAAGTGCCAGGTGTGTGGGAAGGCGTTCCGAGTGAGCTCCCACCTGGTGCAGCACCACAGCGTCCACAGTGGAGAGAGGCCCTATGGGTGTAATGAGTGTGGGAAGAGCTTCGGTCGACACTCCCACCTGATCGAGCACCTGAAACGCCACTTCCGAGAGAAATCCCAAAGTT GCAGTGACAAACGAAGTAAGAACACTAAACTGAACATTAAGAAAATTCCAGAATTTTCAGAAGCAGACATGGAACTATCAGAAGAAATCCAAACTAATGCTTCTCAGGTACAAGGTTATAGTGAAGACTATGAACACCAAGACAGGGCAGGTAGACAGCAGGGGACTGTCATGAAAGAACAACCCTCTTCGAAGAGCATGAATTGCAATGACTTCAGCTATGTCCACAAAAAATCTTCCTCAGAGAGGCCACATAAATGTAATGAGTGTGGGAAAAGCTTCATTCAGAGTGCACACCTCATACAGCATCGACGAAtccacactggggagaaaccaTTCAGGTGTGAGGAATGTGGGAAAAGCTACAATCAACGTGTCCACCTCACTCAGCATCATCGAGTTCACACGGGTGAAAAACCCTACACCTGTCATTTATGTGGGAAAGCCTTCCGAGTGAGGTCGCATCTTGTTCAGCACCAGAGTGTGCACAGCAGGGAGAGGCCCTTCAAGTGTAATGAATGTGGGAAGGGTTTTGGGAGGCGTTCACATCTCGCTGGCCACCTCCGACTCCACTCTAGAGAGAAGTCCCACCAGTGCCATGAGTGTGGAGAAATCTTCTTCCAGTATGTCAGCCTCCTTGAACACCAAGTGCTCCATGTGGGCCAGAAAAGCGAGAAGAACAGTGTCTGTGATGAAGCCTATAGCTGGAACTTGACAGTAATAGAAGATaagaagctggagttacaggagcagCCTTACCAGTGTGATACCTGCGGGAAAGCCTTTAGTTACAGTTCCGACCTCATTCAGCATTACAGAACTCACACTGCAGAGAAACCCCAGAAATGTGATGCATGCAGAGACAGTGCTGGCCAGTGTCCCCACACAAAACAACATCAGAAAATCTGCACCAGTGGGAAATCCCATCAGTGCAATGAATGTGGAAGAGGCTTCAGTCTCAAGTCTCATCTCAGTCAACACCAGAGAATACACACTGGTGAGAAGCCCTTCCAGTGCAAAGAATGCGGAATGAGCTTCAGTTGGAGCTGTAGCCTCTTTAAACATCTGCGAAGCCATGAGAGGACAGATTCCTAA
- the Zkscan5 gene encoding zinc finger protein with KRAB and SCAN domains 5 isoform X4, with protein MIMTESRAVIHLEPPAETSSQEQADLLIVKVEEEDCSWMQGYNRPVFETFYQRFKHFQYHEAAGPRDALSQLRVLCCEWLRPELHTKEQILELLVLEQFLTILPEEFQAWVREHHPESGEEAVAVIESIQRELEERRQQITTCPEVLPQKTVPSGATQEPFSHQFLPVEAQSDQEPQNLLEGNALSVLQVPSIPPEDSQGLTAPLLATGSQKLVKIEDVADVAVSFILEEWGHLDQSQKSLSRDGREENCESITPVDYESREGNSELMVQQVSDGADSHWVAAESREKNGAQSQEFAEGSDLKDMAQRWQVYPTVGKSRQKRALNSGPHVSRKQKSNGERGHRCADCGKFFLQASNFIQHRRIHTGEKPFKCGECGKSYNQRVHLTQHQRVHTGEKPYKCQAVTNEVRTLN; from the exons ATGATAATGACAGAATCCAGGGCAGTTATACACTTAGAGCCTCCAGCTGAGACTTCCTCGCAAGAGCAAGCTGACCTCCTCATAGTGAAAGTGGAAGAAGAGGACTGTTCCTGGATGCAGGGATACAACCGGCCAGTGTTCGAGACTTTTTACCAGCGCTTCAAGCACTTCCAGTACCATGAGGCGGCAGGACCTCGGGATGCTCTCAGCCAGCTTCGGGTGCTCTGCTGTGAGTGGCTAAGACCGGAGCTGCACACCAAGGAACAGATCCTGGAACTACTGGTGCTGGAGCAGTTCCTCACCATCCTGCCGGAAGAGTTCCAGGCCTGGGTGAGAGAACATCACCCCGAGAGCGGAGAAGAAGCTGTGGCTGTGATAGAAAGTATCCAGAGAGAGCTAGAGGAGCGCAGGCAACAG ATTACCACATGTCCTGAAGTGCTTCCACAGAAGACGGTACCATCCGGAGCCACGCAGGAGCCCTTCAGTCACCAGTTTCTGCCGGTGGAGGCCCAGTCTGATCAAGAGCCACAGAATCTTCTGGAGGGAAATG CCCTTTCTGTTCTTCAGGTTCCTTCTATTCCCCCCGAGGACAGCCAGGGGCTGACAGCCCCACTCCTGGCAACCGGGTCTCAG AAGTTGGTGAAAATTGAAGATGTGGCTGATGTGGCTGTGTCCTTCATCCTGGAGGAATGGGGACATTTGGATCAGTCCCAGAAGTCTCTTAGTAGGGATGGCAGAGAGGAGAATTGTGAGAGTATCACTCCTGTGG ATTATGAGTCCAGGGAGGGCAACTCAGAGCTCATGGTACAGCAGGTTTCTGATGGAGCTGACTCACACTGGGTggcagcagaaagcagagagaagaatggTGCCCAGAGTCAGGAGTTTGCAGAAGGTAGTGACCTGAAGGATATGGCACAGAGGTGGCAGGTGTATCCcactgtggggaagtcaaggcagaaaagaGCTCTGAACTCAGGCCCACATGTCAGTCGTAAGCAGAAATCGAACGGAGAGCGAGGTCACAGGTGCGCTGACTGCGGCAAGTTTTTCCTCCAAGCCTCAAACTTCATCCAGCATCggagaatccacacaggagagaagccgTTTAAGTGTGGGGAATGTGGGAAAAGCTACAATCAGCGGGTGCACCTCACTCAGCACCAGAGAGTTCACACTGGCGAGAAGCCCTACAAGTGCCAG GCAGTGACAAACGAAGTAAGAACACTAAACTGA
- the Zkscan5 gene encoding zinc finger protein with KRAB and SCAN domains 5 isoform X3: MIMTESRAVIHLEPPAETSSQEQADLLIVKVEEEDCSWMQGYNRPVFETFYQRFKHFQYHEAAGPRDALSQLRVLCCEWLRPELHTKEQILELLVLEQFLTILPEEFQAWVREHHPESGEEAVAVIESIQRELEERRQQITTCPEVLPQKTVPSGATQEPFSHQFLPVEAQSDQEPQNLLEGNDYESREGNSELMVQQVSDGADSHWVAAESREKNGAQSQEFAEGSDLKDMAQRWQVYPTVGKSRQKRALNSGPHVSRKQKSNGERGHRCADCGKFFLQASNFIQHRRIHTGEKPFKCGECGKSYNQRVHLTQHQRVHTGEKPYKCQVCGKAFRVSSHLVQHHSVHSGERPYGCNECGKSFGRHSHLIEHLKRHFREKSQSCSDKRSKNTKLNIKKIPEFSEADMELSEEIQTNASQVQGYSEDYEHQDRAGRQQGTVMKEQPSSKSMNCNDFSYVHKKSSSERPHKCNECGKSFIQSAHLIQHRRIHTGEKPFRCEECGKSYNQRVHLTQHHRVHTGEKPYTCHLCGKAFRVRSHLVQHQSVHSRERPFKCNECGKGFGRRSHLAGHLRLHSREKSHQCHECGEIFFQYVSLLEHQVLHVGQKSEKNSVCDEAYSWNLTVIEDKKLELQEQPYQCDTCGKAFSYSSDLIQHYRTHTAEKPQKCDACRDSAGQCPHTKQHQKICTSGKSHQCNECGRGFSLKSHLSQHQRIHTGEKPFQCKECGMSFSWSCSLFKHLRSHERTDS; the protein is encoded by the exons ATGATAATGACAGAATCCAGGGCAGTTATACACTTAGAGCCTCCAGCTGAGACTTCCTCGCAAGAGCAAGCTGACCTCCTCATAGTGAAAGTGGAAGAAGAGGACTGTTCCTGGATGCAGGGATACAACCGGCCAGTGTTCGAGACTTTTTACCAGCGCTTCAAGCACTTCCAGTACCATGAGGCGGCAGGACCTCGGGATGCTCTCAGCCAGCTTCGGGTGCTCTGCTGTGAGTGGCTAAGACCGGAGCTGCACACCAAGGAACAGATCCTGGAACTACTGGTGCTGGAGCAGTTCCTCACCATCCTGCCGGAAGAGTTCCAGGCCTGGGTGAGAGAACATCACCCCGAGAGCGGAGAAGAAGCTGTGGCTGTGATAGAAAGTATCCAGAGAGAGCTAGAGGAGCGCAGGCAACAG ATTACCACATGTCCTGAAGTGCTTCCACAGAAGACGGTACCATCCGGAGCCACGCAGGAGCCCTTCAGTCACCAGTTTCTGCCGGTGGAGGCCCAGTCTGATCAAGAGCCACAGAATCTTCTGGAGGGAAATG ATTATGAGTCCAGGGAGGGCAACTCAGAGCTCATGGTACAGCAGGTTTCTGATGGAGCTGACTCACACTGGGTggcagcagaaagcagagagaagaatggTGCCCAGAGTCAGGAGTTTGCAGAAGGTAGTGACCTGAAGGATATGGCACAGAGGTGGCAGGTGTATCCcactgtggggaagtcaaggcagaaaagaGCTCTGAACTCAGGCCCACATGTCAGTCGTAAGCAGAAATCGAACGGAGAGCGAGGTCACAGGTGCGCTGACTGCGGCAAGTTTTTCCTCCAAGCCTCAAACTTCATCCAGCATCggagaatccacacaggagagaagccgTTTAAGTGTGGGGAATGTGGGAAAAGCTACAATCAGCGGGTGCACCTCACTCAGCACCAGAGAGTTCACACTGGCGAGAAGCCCTACAAGTGCCAGGTGTGTGGGAAGGCGTTCCGAGTGAGCTCCCACCTGGTGCAGCACCACAGCGTCCACAGTGGAGAGAGGCCCTATGGGTGTAATGAGTGTGGGAAGAGCTTCGGTCGACACTCCCACCTGATCGAGCACCTGAAACGCCACTTCCGAGAGAAATCCCAAAGTT GCAGTGACAAACGAAGTAAGAACACTAAACTGAACATTAAGAAAATTCCAGAATTTTCAGAAGCAGACATGGAACTATCAGAAGAAATCCAAACTAATGCTTCTCAGGTACAAGGTTATAGTGAAGACTATGAACACCAAGACAGGGCAGGTAGACAGCAGGGGACTGTCATGAAAGAACAACCCTCTTCGAAGAGCATGAATTGCAATGACTTCAGCTATGTCCACAAAAAATCTTCCTCAGAGAGGCCACATAAATGTAATGAGTGTGGGAAAAGCTTCATTCAGAGTGCACACCTCATACAGCATCGACGAAtccacactggggagaaaccaTTCAGGTGTGAGGAATGTGGGAAAAGCTACAATCAACGTGTCCACCTCACTCAGCATCATCGAGTTCACACGGGTGAAAAACCCTACACCTGTCATTTATGTGGGAAAGCCTTCCGAGTGAGGTCGCATCTTGTTCAGCACCAGAGTGTGCACAGCAGGGAGAGGCCCTTCAAGTGTAATGAATGTGGGAAGGGTTTTGGGAGGCGTTCACATCTCGCTGGCCACCTCCGACTCCACTCTAGAGAGAAGTCCCACCAGTGCCATGAGTGTGGAGAAATCTTCTTCCAGTATGTCAGCCTCCTTGAACACCAAGTGCTCCATGTGGGCCAGAAAAGCGAGAAGAACAGTGTCTGTGATGAAGCCTATAGCTGGAACTTGACAGTAATAGAAGATaagaagctggagttacaggagcagCCTTACCAGTGTGATACCTGCGGGAAAGCCTTTAGTTACAGTTCCGACCTCATTCAGCATTACAGAACTCACACTGCAGAGAAACCCCAGAAATGTGATGCATGCAGAGACAGTGCTGGCCAGTGTCCCCACACAAAACAACATCAGAAAATCTGCACCAGTGGGAAATCCCATCAGTGCAATGAATGTGGAAGAGGCTTCAGTCTCAAGTCTCATCTCAGTCAACACCAGAGAATACACACTGGTGAGAAGCCCTTCCAGTGCAAAGAATGCGGAATGAGCTTCAGTTGGAGCTGTAGCCTCTTTAAACATCTGCGAAGCCATGAGAGGACAGATTCCTAA
- the Zkscan5 gene encoding zinc finger protein with KRAB and SCAN domains 5 isoform X5 → MIMTESRAVIHLEPPAETSSQEQADLLIVKVEEEDCSWMQGYNRPVFETFYQRFKHFQYHEAAGPRDALSQLRVLCCEWLRPELHTKEQILELLVLEQFLTILPEEFQAWVREHHPESGEEAVAVIESIQRELEERRQQITTCPEVLPQKTVPSGATQEPFSHQFLPVEAQSDQEPQNLLEGNDYESREGNSELMVQQVSDGADSHWVAAESREKNGAQSQEFAEGSDLKDMAQRWQVYPTVGKSRQKRALNSGPHVSRKQKSNGERGHRCADCGKFFLQASNFIQHRRIHTGEKPFKCGECGKSYNQRVHLTQHQRVHTGEKPYKCQAVTNEVRTLN, encoded by the exons ATGATAATGACAGAATCCAGGGCAGTTATACACTTAGAGCCTCCAGCTGAGACTTCCTCGCAAGAGCAAGCTGACCTCCTCATAGTGAAAGTGGAAGAAGAGGACTGTTCCTGGATGCAGGGATACAACCGGCCAGTGTTCGAGACTTTTTACCAGCGCTTCAAGCACTTCCAGTACCATGAGGCGGCAGGACCTCGGGATGCTCTCAGCCAGCTTCGGGTGCTCTGCTGTGAGTGGCTAAGACCGGAGCTGCACACCAAGGAACAGATCCTGGAACTACTGGTGCTGGAGCAGTTCCTCACCATCCTGCCGGAAGAGTTCCAGGCCTGGGTGAGAGAACATCACCCCGAGAGCGGAGAAGAAGCTGTGGCTGTGATAGAAAGTATCCAGAGAGAGCTAGAGGAGCGCAGGCAACAG ATTACCACATGTCCTGAAGTGCTTCCACAGAAGACGGTACCATCCGGAGCCACGCAGGAGCCCTTCAGTCACCAGTTTCTGCCGGTGGAGGCCCAGTCTGATCAAGAGCCACAGAATCTTCTGGAGGGAAATG ATTATGAGTCCAGGGAGGGCAACTCAGAGCTCATGGTACAGCAGGTTTCTGATGGAGCTGACTCACACTGGGTggcagcagaaagcagagagaagaatggTGCCCAGAGTCAGGAGTTTGCAGAAGGTAGTGACCTGAAGGATATGGCACAGAGGTGGCAGGTGTATCCcactgtggggaagtcaaggcagaaaagaGCTCTGAACTCAGGCCCACATGTCAGTCGTAAGCAGAAATCGAACGGAGAGCGAGGTCACAGGTGCGCTGACTGCGGCAAGTTTTTCCTCCAAGCCTCAAACTTCATCCAGCATCggagaatccacacaggagagaagccgTTTAAGTGTGGGGAATGTGGGAAAAGCTACAATCAGCGGGTGCACCTCACTCAGCACCAGAGAGTTCACACTGGCGAGAAGCCCTACAAGTGCCAG GCAGTGACAAACGAAGTAAGAACACTAAACTGA
- the Zkscan5 gene encoding zinc finger protein with KRAB and SCAN domains 5 isoform X1: MIMTESRAVIHLEPPAETSSQEQADLLIVKVEEEDCSWMQGYNRPVFETFYQRFKHFQYHEAAGPRDALSQLRVLCCEWLRPELHTKEQILELLVLEQFLTILPEEFQAWVREHHPESGEEAVAVIESIQRELEERRQQITTCPEVLPQKTVPSGATQEPFSHQFLPVEAQSDQEPQNLLEGNALSVLQVPSIPPEDSQGLTAPLLATGSQKLVKIEDVADVAVSFILEEWGHLDQSQKSLSRDGREENCESITPVDYESREGNSELMVQQVSDGADSHWVAAESREKNGAQSQEFAEGSDLKDMAQRWQVYPTVGKSRQKRALNSGPHVSRKQKSNGERGHRCADCGKFFLQASNFIQHRRIHTGEKPFKCGECGKSYNQRVHLTQHQRVHTGEKPYKCQVCGKAFRVSSHLVQHHSVHSGERPYGCNECGKSFGRHSHLIEHLKRHFREKSQSCSDKRSKNTKLNIKKIPEFSEADMELSEEIQTNASQVQGYSEDYEHQDRAGRQQGTVMKEQPSSKSMNCNDFSYVHKKSSSERPHKCNECGKSFIQSAHLIQHRRIHTGEKPFRCEECGKSYNQRVHLTQHHRVHTGEKPYTCHLCGKAFRVRSHLVQHQSVHSRERPFKCNECGKGFGRRSHLAGHLRLHSREKSHQCHECGEIFFQYVSLLEHQVLHVGQKSEKNSVCDEAYSWNLTVIEDKKLELQEQPYQCDTCGKAFSYSSDLIQHYRTHTAEKPQKCDACRDSAGQCPHTKQHQKICTSGKSHQCNECGRGFSLKSHLSQHQRIHTGEKPFQCKECGMSFSWSCSLFKHLRSHERTDS; the protein is encoded by the exons ATGATAATGACAGAATCCAGGGCAGTTATACACTTAGAGCCTCCAGCTGAGACTTCCTCGCAAGAGCAAGCTGACCTCCTCATAGTGAAAGTGGAAGAAGAGGACTGTTCCTGGATGCAGGGATACAACCGGCCAGTGTTCGAGACTTTTTACCAGCGCTTCAAGCACTTCCAGTACCATGAGGCGGCAGGACCTCGGGATGCTCTCAGCCAGCTTCGGGTGCTCTGCTGTGAGTGGCTAAGACCGGAGCTGCACACCAAGGAACAGATCCTGGAACTACTGGTGCTGGAGCAGTTCCTCACCATCCTGCCGGAAGAGTTCCAGGCCTGGGTGAGAGAACATCACCCCGAGAGCGGAGAAGAAGCTGTGGCTGTGATAGAAAGTATCCAGAGAGAGCTAGAGGAGCGCAGGCAACAG ATTACCACATGTCCTGAAGTGCTTCCACAGAAGACGGTACCATCCGGAGCCACGCAGGAGCCCTTCAGTCACCAGTTTCTGCCGGTGGAGGCCCAGTCTGATCAAGAGCCACAGAATCTTCTGGAGGGAAATG CCCTTTCTGTTCTTCAGGTTCCTTCTATTCCCCCCGAGGACAGCCAGGGGCTGACAGCCCCACTCCTGGCAACCGGGTCTCAG AAGTTGGTGAAAATTGAAGATGTGGCTGATGTGGCTGTGTCCTTCATCCTGGAGGAATGGGGACATTTGGATCAGTCCCAGAAGTCTCTTAGTAGGGATGGCAGAGAGGAGAATTGTGAGAGTATCACTCCTGTGG ATTATGAGTCCAGGGAGGGCAACTCAGAGCTCATGGTACAGCAGGTTTCTGATGGAGCTGACTCACACTGGGTggcagcagaaagcagagagaagaatggTGCCCAGAGTCAGGAGTTTGCAGAAGGTAGTGACCTGAAGGATATGGCACAGAGGTGGCAGGTGTATCCcactgtggggaagtcaaggcagaaaagaGCTCTGAACTCAGGCCCACATGTCAGTCGTAAGCAGAAATCGAACGGAGAGCGAGGTCACAGGTGCGCTGACTGCGGCAAGTTTTTCCTCCAAGCCTCAAACTTCATCCAGCATCggagaatccacacaggagagaagccgTTTAAGTGTGGGGAATGTGGGAAAAGCTACAATCAGCGGGTGCACCTCACTCAGCACCAGAGAGTTCACACTGGCGAGAAGCCCTACAAGTGCCAGGTGTGTGGGAAGGCGTTCCGAGTGAGCTCCCACCTGGTGCAGCACCACAGCGTCCACAGTGGAGAGAGGCCCTATGGGTGTAATGAGTGTGGGAAGAGCTTCGGTCGACACTCCCACCTGATCGAGCACCTGAAACGCCACTTCCGAGAGAAATCCCAAAGTT GCAGTGACAAACGAAGTAAGAACACTAAACTGAACATTAAGAAAATTCCAGAATTTTCAGAAGCAGACATGGAACTATCAGAAGAAATCCAAACTAATGCTTCTCAGGTACAAGGTTATAGTGAAGACTATGAACACCAAGACAGGGCAGGTAGACAGCAGGGGACTGTCATGAAAGAACAACCCTCTTCGAAGAGCATGAATTGCAATGACTTCAGCTATGTCCACAAAAAATCTTCCTCAGAGAGGCCACATAAATGTAATGAGTGTGGGAAAAGCTTCATTCAGAGTGCACACCTCATACAGCATCGACGAAtccacactggggagaaaccaTTCAGGTGTGAGGAATGTGGGAAAAGCTACAATCAACGTGTCCACCTCACTCAGCATCATCGAGTTCACACGGGTGAAAAACCCTACACCTGTCATTTATGTGGGAAAGCCTTCCGAGTGAGGTCGCATCTTGTTCAGCACCAGAGTGTGCACAGCAGGGAGAGGCCCTTCAAGTGTAATGAATGTGGGAAGGGTTTTGGGAGGCGTTCACATCTCGCTGGCCACCTCCGACTCCACTCTAGAGAGAAGTCCCACCAGTGCCATGAGTGTGGAGAAATCTTCTTCCAGTATGTCAGCCTCCTTGAACACCAAGTGCTCCATGTGGGCCAGAAAAGCGAGAAGAACAGTGTCTGTGATGAAGCCTATAGCTGGAACTTGACAGTAATAGAAGATaagaagctggagttacaggagcagCCTTACCAGTGTGATACCTGCGGGAAAGCCTTTAGTTACAGTTCCGACCTCATTCAGCATTACAGAACTCACACTGCAGAGAAACCCCAGAAATGTGATGCATGCAGAGACAGTGCTGGCCAGTGTCCCCACACAAAACAACATCAGAAAATCTGCACCAGTGGGAAATCCCATCAGTGCAATGAATGTGGAAGAGGCTTCAGTCTCAAGTCTCATCTCAGTCAACACCAGAGAATACACACTGGTGAGAAGCCCTTCCAGTGCAAAGAATGCGGAATGAGCTTCAGTTGGAGCTGTAGCCTCTTTAAACATCTGCGAAGCCATGAGAGGACAGATTCCTAA